One Rhineura floridana isolate rRhiFlo1 chromosome 14, rRhiFlo1.hap2, whole genome shotgun sequence genomic region harbors:
- the SPG21 gene encoding maspardin isoform X1: MAFFKVGLFTAMGEIKISPDYNWFRSTVPLKKIIVDDDDSKVWSLYDAGPRNIRCPLIFLPPVSGTADVFFQQILALSGWGYRVIALQYPVYWEIFEFCDGFRKLLDHLQLDKVHLFGASLGGFLAQKFAEYTHKSPRVQSLILCNAFSDTSIFNQTWTANSFWLLPSFMLKKIVLGNFASGPVDPEMADGIDFMVDRLESLGQSELASRLTLNCQNSYVEPHKIRDIPVTIMDVFDQSALSTEAKEEMYKLYPNARRAHLKTGGNFPYLCRSAEVNLYIQIHLLQFHGTRYAAIDPSMVSAEELEVQKANLQASTEQEQQQEL, encoded by the exons GCTTTCTTTAAGGTTGGGCTCTTTACCGCCATGGGAGAGATTAAAATCTCTCCGGACTATAACTGGTTCAGAAGTACAGTTCCTCTTAAAAAG ATTATAGTAGATGACGATGATAGTAAAGTTTGGTCGCTCTACGATGCAGGACCACGGAATATCCGGTGCCCCCTTATATTTCTCCCACCTGTCAGCGGGACTGCAGATGTGTTCTTTCAGCAGATTTTAGCCTTGTCTGGATGGGGCTACAGAGTCATTGCT TTGCAGTATCCTGTTTACTGGGAAATTTTTGAGTTCTGCGATGGATTCAGAAAACTATTAGATCATCTACAGCTGGATAAA GTTCATCTCTTTGGGGCTTCCTTGGGGGGCTTCCTTGCTCAGAAATTTGCAGAATACACTCACAAATCTCCCAGAGTCCAGTCTCTGATTCTGTGCAACGCTTTCAGCGACACCTCCATTTTCAACCAGACATGGACAGCAAATAG CTTTTGGCTACTGCCTTCCTTTATGCTGAAGAAAATCGTTCTTGGGaattttgcatctggccctgtaGACCCCGAAATGGCTGATGGAATTGATTTCATGGTTGATAGG CTGGAAAGCCTGGGCCAAAGTGAGCTTGCTTCGAGACTTACCCTCAACTGCCAGAATTCTTATGTGGAACCTCATAAAATCAGAGACATCCCTGTGACTATCATGGAT GTGTTCGACCAGAGTGCTCTTTCCACTGAAGCAAAAGAAGAGATGTATAAGCTGTATCCCAATGCAAGGAGAGCCCACCTCAAGACGGGGGGTAACTTCCCTTATCTCTGCAGGAGTGCTGAAGTAAATCTCTACATCCAA ATCCACTTACTTCAGTTCCATGGTACCAGATATGCTGCAATTGACCCCTCCATGGTCAGCGCAGAAGAACTTGAAGTCCAGAAAGCCAATCTCCAAGCCAGCActgagcaagagcagcagcaggagctgtAG
- the SPG21 gene encoding maspardin isoform X2: MGEIKISPDYNWFRSTVPLKKIIVDDDDSKVWSLYDAGPRNIRCPLIFLPPVSGTADVFFQQILALSGWGYRVIALQYPVYWEIFEFCDGFRKLLDHLQLDKVHLFGASLGGFLAQKFAEYTHKSPRVQSLILCNAFSDTSIFNQTWTANSFWLLPSFMLKKIVLGNFASGPVDPEMADGIDFMVDRLESLGQSELASRLTLNCQNSYVEPHKIRDIPVTIMDVFDQSALSTEAKEEMYKLYPNARRAHLKTGGNFPYLCRSAEVNLYIQIHLLQFHGTRYAAIDPSMVSAEELEVQKANLQASTEQEQQQEL; this comes from the exons ATGGGAGAGATTAAAATCTCTCCGGACTATAACTGGTTCAGAAGTACAGTTCCTCTTAAAAAG ATTATAGTAGATGACGATGATAGTAAAGTTTGGTCGCTCTACGATGCAGGACCACGGAATATCCGGTGCCCCCTTATATTTCTCCCACCTGTCAGCGGGACTGCAGATGTGTTCTTTCAGCAGATTTTAGCCTTGTCTGGATGGGGCTACAGAGTCATTGCT TTGCAGTATCCTGTTTACTGGGAAATTTTTGAGTTCTGCGATGGATTCAGAAAACTATTAGATCATCTACAGCTGGATAAA GTTCATCTCTTTGGGGCTTCCTTGGGGGGCTTCCTTGCTCAGAAATTTGCAGAATACACTCACAAATCTCCCAGAGTCCAGTCTCTGATTCTGTGCAACGCTTTCAGCGACACCTCCATTTTCAACCAGACATGGACAGCAAATAG CTTTTGGCTACTGCCTTCCTTTATGCTGAAGAAAATCGTTCTTGGGaattttgcatctggccctgtaGACCCCGAAATGGCTGATGGAATTGATTTCATGGTTGATAGG CTGGAAAGCCTGGGCCAAAGTGAGCTTGCTTCGAGACTTACCCTCAACTGCCAGAATTCTTATGTGGAACCTCATAAAATCAGAGACATCCCTGTGACTATCATGGAT GTGTTCGACCAGAGTGCTCTTTCCACTGAAGCAAAAGAAGAGATGTATAAGCTGTATCCCAATGCAAGGAGAGCCCACCTCAAGACGGGGGGTAACTTCCCTTATCTCTGCAGGAGTGCTGAAGTAAATCTCTACATCCAA ATCCACTTACTTCAGTTCCATGGTACCAGATATGCTGCAATTGACCCCTCCATGGTCAGCGCAGAAGAACTTGAAGTCCAGAAAGCCAATCTCCAAGCCAGCActgagcaagagcagcagcaggagctgtAG
- the ANKDD1A gene encoding ankyrin repeat and death domain-containing protein 1A isoform X1, translating into MQSHRLRRASFWGEAKVLLSEKEFHDAARQNNTGRMEQLIKRGVDVKAKNNIDRTALHWAAGAGHEQAVRLLLEHDASVNDNDSFGMNALLLSAWFGHLRVLQILVNAGANITCANKNDHNLLHCAAQRGHIKVIEFIMEDLEDMRLDRKDKVDRTALHLAAENGQLEVVEFLIRSGCAHSIKDKEKNTALHLAAKNGHAEVLQKLLEVEMSLDEKNVEGLSALHLAAEGGYHNCVKLLLEAGCDVNTQTQKKMTCLHYAALNGYEDMARILLDAGIHTDALNYQNASAMHIAVLQNHPAIVKLLIDAECDLDILDNRQQSPLHIAAENGRQDIAEMILIAGVNLKLTDKQGKTSLDIAARGNHINLADMIIKADRFYKWEKDNLNSDSDSWVAKHVTFKQDHRMETQHIRSVMWRLATKYLKPSEWKKLAHHWKFTEAHIRAIEHQWTGSKSYTEHGHRMLLIWLHGIIMAGENPIKGLYEGLVGIGRRDLAESIRKQANADSTSPRKCTAM; encoded by the exons ATGCAGAGCCACAGGCTACGTCGGGCTTCGTTCTGGGGCGAGGCGAAAG TGCTTCTTTCGGAGAAAGAGTTTCATGATGCAGCCAGACAAAATAACACAGGACGGATGGAACAGCTGATCAAGAGGGGAGTGGACGTCAAAGCCAAGAATAAT ATAGACAGGACAGCTCTCCACTGGGCTGCAGGAGCTGGTCACGAGCAGGCAGTTCGCCTTCTCTTGGAGCACGACGCCTCCGTGAACGACAACGACAGC TTTGGGATGAACGCCCTCCTCCTGTCGGCTTGGTTCGGCCACTTGCGTGTCCTTCAGATCCTCGTCAATGCTGGTGCCAATATCACCTGTGCAAACAAG AATGATCATAACTTGCTGCATTGTGCAGCCCAAAGAGGTCATATCAAGGTCATCGAGTTCATCATGGAAGACCTCGAGGACATGCGGCTGGATAGGAAAGATAAG GTGGACAGAACTGCATTGCATCTGGCTGCAGAAAATGGGCAACTGGAGGTAGTGGAGTTCTTGATTCGCTCAGGTTGTGCCCACAGCATCAAAGACAAG GAGAAGAACACGGCGCTCCATTTAGCTGCCAAGAATGGTCATGCAGAGGTACTGCAGAAGCTCTTAGAAGTAGAAATGAGCCTCGATGAGAAGAACGTG GAAGGCTTGAGTGCCTTGCACTTGGCTGCTGAAGGTGGATATCACAATTGTGTGAAGCTACTTCTGGAAGCCGGTTGTGATGTCAATACCCAAACTCAG AAAAAGATGACCTGCCTTCATTACGCTGCACTGAATGGCTATGAAGATATGGCCAGGATCCtccttgatgcaggaatccacacAGATGCACTGAATTAC CAAAACGCATCAGCTATGCACATCGCGGTGCTACAGAACCATCCAGCCATTGTTAAGCTCCTGATTGATGCTGAATGTGATCTGGATATCCTTGATAAT AGGCAGCAGAGCCCACTGCATATAGCTGCAGAGAATGGGAGACAGGACATTGCTGAGATGATTCTTATCGCTGGAGTGAACTTAAAACTAACAGACAAG CAAGGTAAAACATCCCTAGATATTGCTGCCCGTGGGAACCACATCAACTTGGCTGACATGATCATCAAAGCGGATAGGTTTTATAAATGGGAAAAG GATAATCTGAACAGCGACTCTGACTCCTGGGTAGCCAAGCACGTAACCTTCAAGCAGGACCACCGGATGGAGACGCAGCACATCCGCTCCGTCATGTGGAGGCTCGCAACCAAATACCTCAAACCCAGCGAGTGGAAGAAGCTGGCACATCACTGGAAGTTCACAGAGGCTCATATCAGAGCAATTGAACACCAGTGgacag GCAGCAAAAGCTACACAGAACACGGACATAGGATGTTGCTAATTTGGCTTCATGGCATAATTATGGCCGGGGAAAACCCAATCAAAGGACTGTACGAAGGCCTCGTGGGCATCGGGAGGAGAGATTTGGCAG AAAGCATCAGGAAACAAGCAAATGCAGACTCTACTTCGCCGaggaaatgtactgcaatgtga
- the ANKDD1A gene encoding ankyrin repeat and death domain-containing protein 1A isoform X2 — protein sequence MEDDLASEDDTLLLSEKEFHDAARQNNTGRMEQLIKRGVDVKAKNNIDRTALHWAAGAGHEQAVRLLLEHDASVNDNDSFGMNALLLSAWFGHLRVLQILVNAGANITCANKNDHNLLHCAAQRGHIKVIEFIMEDLEDMRLDRKDKVDRTALHLAAENGQLEVVEFLIRSGCAHSIKDKEKNTALHLAAKNGHAEVLQKLLEVEMSLDEKNVEGLSALHLAAEGGYHNCVKLLLEAGCDVNTQTQKKMTCLHYAALNGYEDMARILLDAGIHTDALNYQNASAMHIAVLQNHPAIVKLLIDAECDLDILDNRQQSPLHIAAENGRQDIAEMILIAGVNLKLTDKQGKTSLDIAARGNHINLADMIIKADRFYKWEKDNLNSDSDSWVAKHVTFKQDHRMETQHIRSVMWRLATKYLKPSEWKKLAHHWKFTEAHIRAIEHQWTGSKSYTEHGHRMLLIWLHGIIMAGENPIKGLYEGLVGIGRRDLAESIRKQANADSTSPRKCTAM from the exons ATGGAGGACGACTTGGCTTCCGAGGACGACACTC TGCTTCTTTCGGAGAAAGAGTTTCATGATGCAGCCAGACAAAATAACACAGGACGGATGGAACAGCTGATCAAGAGGGGAGTGGACGTCAAAGCCAAGAATAAT ATAGACAGGACAGCTCTCCACTGGGCTGCAGGAGCTGGTCACGAGCAGGCAGTTCGCCTTCTCTTGGAGCACGACGCCTCCGTGAACGACAACGACAGC TTTGGGATGAACGCCCTCCTCCTGTCGGCTTGGTTCGGCCACTTGCGTGTCCTTCAGATCCTCGTCAATGCTGGTGCCAATATCACCTGTGCAAACAAG AATGATCATAACTTGCTGCATTGTGCAGCCCAAAGAGGTCATATCAAGGTCATCGAGTTCATCATGGAAGACCTCGAGGACATGCGGCTGGATAGGAAAGATAAG GTGGACAGAACTGCATTGCATCTGGCTGCAGAAAATGGGCAACTGGAGGTAGTGGAGTTCTTGATTCGCTCAGGTTGTGCCCACAGCATCAAAGACAAG GAGAAGAACACGGCGCTCCATTTAGCTGCCAAGAATGGTCATGCAGAGGTACTGCAGAAGCTCTTAGAAGTAGAAATGAGCCTCGATGAGAAGAACGTG GAAGGCTTGAGTGCCTTGCACTTGGCTGCTGAAGGTGGATATCACAATTGTGTGAAGCTACTTCTGGAAGCCGGTTGTGATGTCAATACCCAAACTCAG AAAAAGATGACCTGCCTTCATTACGCTGCACTGAATGGCTATGAAGATATGGCCAGGATCCtccttgatgcaggaatccacacAGATGCACTGAATTAC CAAAACGCATCAGCTATGCACATCGCGGTGCTACAGAACCATCCAGCCATTGTTAAGCTCCTGATTGATGCTGAATGTGATCTGGATATCCTTGATAAT AGGCAGCAGAGCCCACTGCATATAGCTGCAGAGAATGGGAGACAGGACATTGCTGAGATGATTCTTATCGCTGGAGTGAACTTAAAACTAACAGACAAG CAAGGTAAAACATCCCTAGATATTGCTGCCCGTGGGAACCACATCAACTTGGCTGACATGATCATCAAAGCGGATAGGTTTTATAAATGGGAAAAG GATAATCTGAACAGCGACTCTGACTCCTGGGTAGCCAAGCACGTAACCTTCAAGCAGGACCACCGGATGGAGACGCAGCACATCCGCTCCGTCATGTGGAGGCTCGCAACCAAATACCTCAAACCCAGCGAGTGGAAGAAGCTGGCACATCACTGGAAGTTCACAGAGGCTCATATCAGAGCAATTGAACACCAGTGgacag GCAGCAAAAGCTACACAGAACACGGACATAGGATGTTGCTAATTTGGCTTCATGGCATAATTATGGCCGGGGAAAACCCAATCAAAGGACTGTACGAAGGCCTCGTGGGCATCGGGAGGAGAGATTTGGCAG AAAGCATCAGGAAACAAGCAAATGCAGACTCTACTTCGCCGaggaaatgtactgcaatgtga
- the ANKDD1A gene encoding ankyrin repeat and death domain-containing protein 1A isoform X3: MNALLLSAWFGHLRVLQILVNAGANITCANKNDHNLLHCAAQRGHIKVIEFIMEDLEDMRLDRKDKVDRTALHLAAENGQLEVVEFLIRSGCAHSIKDKEKNTALHLAAKNGHAEVLQKLLEVEMSLDEKNVEGLSALHLAAEGGYHNCVKLLLEAGCDVNTQTQKKMTCLHYAALNGYEDMARILLDAGIHTDALNYQNASAMHIAVLQNHPAIVKLLIDAECDLDILDNRQQSPLHIAAENGRQDIAEMILIAGVNLKLTDKQGKTSLDIAARGNHINLADMIIKADRFYKWEKDNLNSDSDSWVAKHVTFKQDHRMETQHIRSVMWRLATKYLKPSEWKKLAHHWKFTEAHIRAIEHQWTGSKSYTEHGHRMLLIWLHGIIMAGENPIKGLYEGLVGIGRRDLAESIRKQANADSTSPRKCTAM, encoded by the exons ATGAACGCCCTCCTCCTGTCGGCTTGGTTCGGCCACTTGCGTGTCCTTCAGATCCTCGTCAATGCTGGTGCCAATATCACCTGTGCAAACAAG AATGATCATAACTTGCTGCATTGTGCAGCCCAAAGAGGTCATATCAAGGTCATCGAGTTCATCATGGAAGACCTCGAGGACATGCGGCTGGATAGGAAAGATAAG GTGGACAGAACTGCATTGCATCTGGCTGCAGAAAATGGGCAACTGGAGGTAGTGGAGTTCTTGATTCGCTCAGGTTGTGCCCACAGCATCAAAGACAAG GAGAAGAACACGGCGCTCCATTTAGCTGCCAAGAATGGTCATGCAGAGGTACTGCAGAAGCTCTTAGAAGTAGAAATGAGCCTCGATGAGAAGAACGTG GAAGGCTTGAGTGCCTTGCACTTGGCTGCTGAAGGTGGATATCACAATTGTGTGAAGCTACTTCTGGAAGCCGGTTGTGATGTCAATACCCAAACTCAG AAAAAGATGACCTGCCTTCATTACGCTGCACTGAATGGCTATGAAGATATGGCCAGGATCCtccttgatgcaggaatccacacAGATGCACTGAATTAC CAAAACGCATCAGCTATGCACATCGCGGTGCTACAGAACCATCCAGCCATTGTTAAGCTCCTGATTGATGCTGAATGTGATCTGGATATCCTTGATAAT AGGCAGCAGAGCCCACTGCATATAGCTGCAGAGAATGGGAGACAGGACATTGCTGAGATGATTCTTATCGCTGGAGTGAACTTAAAACTAACAGACAAG CAAGGTAAAACATCCCTAGATATTGCTGCCCGTGGGAACCACATCAACTTGGCTGACATGATCATCAAAGCGGATAGGTTTTATAAATGGGAAAAG GATAATCTGAACAGCGACTCTGACTCCTGGGTAGCCAAGCACGTAACCTTCAAGCAGGACCACCGGATGGAGACGCAGCACATCCGCTCCGTCATGTGGAGGCTCGCAACCAAATACCTCAAACCCAGCGAGTGGAAGAAGCTGGCACATCACTGGAAGTTCACAGAGGCTCATATCAGAGCAATTGAACACCAGTGgacag GCAGCAAAAGCTACACAGAACACGGACATAGGATGTTGCTAATTTGGCTTCATGGCATAATTATGGCCGGGGAAAACCCAATCAAAGGACTGTACGAAGGCCTCGTGGGCATCGGGAGGAGAGATTTGGCAG AAAGCATCAGGAAACAAGCAAATGCAGACTCTACTTCGCCGaggaaatgtactgcaatgtga